In one Pseudomonas sp. R84 genomic region, the following are encoded:
- a CDS encoding TonB-dependent siderophore receptor → MRRTLLSICVLQALSSSSWAEQADSTSSALELEATDVVGTADYERADGPVQGYRATRSASATRTDSSIHETPQSISVVTKDAVEDLGATRLQDALDYAGGVGRANNFGGQGLTTFTVRGFTTGEFYRNGFPINRGYPNMPDANTIERLEVLRGPATMLYGRGDPGGTFNVVSKQPLAERTVTLGSQLNDQGMKRGTLDASGPLDEEGRLAYRLNVVGEGGDTFRDHVETERYGITPVLTWQASDATRVIFEGDFMRNNHPLDRGVTRYAKQIGTASRDTFFGEKDAGKLHNDNNMAQLRFEHLLNDDWTLGGGFQWLDGSLEGNAIEANGIADDGRTLGRNFNYRKLEWTDKDTQLNLTGHFSTGGLQHTLLTGIEYEDYDYKSIIQRSSGAIGAYPIDIFDPVYGQPRPALTRTPTHDKENLKTYAAFVQDQVALTERLKVLAGARFERFEHDYETYVPGGKNWQASDNAVTPRLGVTYDLTDTLAVYADTARSFKPNTGASRVGGGFAPEKGKSYEMGIKWEALDHQLSVDAAIYQIEKRNVLTTDPVDSTFSVAAGEVRSRGFDLNVAGNLTPEWRVIGGYAYVDAEVTKDNVIRSGTRLMNIPQNSFSLLNVYEFQDGALKGLGLGTGLKYVDERAGQTANTAFSMDSYTVVDLLGFYKVNEKVRLNLDVKNLFDRDYEEGAFGNVYAYPGAPRTVQVGISYTL, encoded by the coding sequence ATGCGTCGTACTCTGCTTTCCATTTGCGTGCTGCAGGCGTTGTCTTCTTCCTCGTGGGCCGAACAGGCCGATTCAACATCCTCAGCGCTAGAGCTGGAGGCGACCGACGTGGTCGGTACAGCGGATTACGAACGGGCCGACGGCCCGGTGCAGGGTTACCGCGCGACGCGCTCGGCCAGCGCCACGCGCACCGACAGTTCGATCCATGAAACCCCGCAATCGATCAGCGTGGTCACTAAAGATGCTGTCGAAGACCTCGGCGCCACCCGTCTGCAAGACGCGCTGGATTACGCCGGCGGCGTCGGCCGCGCGAACAATTTCGGCGGGCAGGGCCTGACCACGTTCACCGTGCGCGGCTTCACCACTGGCGAGTTCTACCGCAACGGTTTCCCGATCAATCGCGGCTACCCGAACATGCCCGACGCCAACACCATCGAGCGTCTGGAAGTGCTGCGCGGGCCGGCGACGATGCTCTATGGCCGTGGCGATCCGGGCGGCACCTTCAATGTCGTGTCCAAGCAGCCGTTGGCCGAGCGCACGGTCACGTTGGGCAGCCAGTTGAATGATCAAGGCATGAAGCGCGGCACGCTGGACGCCTCCGGCCCTTTGGATGAAGAGGGGCGCCTGGCCTATCGACTGAACGTGGTGGGTGAGGGCGGCGATACCTTCCGCGATCACGTCGAGACTGAGCGCTACGGCATCACGCCAGTGCTGACCTGGCAGGCCAGCGATGCCACCCGGGTGATCTTCGAGGGTGATTTCATGCGCAACAATCATCCGCTGGATCGCGGTGTGACGCGTTACGCCAAGCAGATTGGCACCGCCTCGCGGGACACGTTTTTCGGCGAAAAAGACGCCGGCAAATTGCACAACGACAACAACATGGCGCAACTGCGCTTCGAACATCTGCTCAATGATGACTGGACGCTGGGCGGTGGTTTCCAGTGGCTCGACGGCTCGCTTGAGGGCAATGCCATCGAAGCCAACGGCATTGCCGATGACGGTCGAACCCTGGGGCGCAATTTCAACTACCGCAAACTGGAGTGGACCGACAAGGACACCCAGCTCAATCTGACCGGGCATTTCAGCACCGGTGGCTTGCAGCACACCTTGCTGACCGGTATCGAATACGAAGATTACGACTACAAGTCGATCATTCAGCGCTCCAGTGGTGCGATCGGCGCCTACCCGATCGACATCTTTGATCCGGTTTACGGTCAGCCACGCCCGGCATTGACCCGCACGCCGACCCACGACAAGGAAAACCTCAAGACCTACGCCGCATTCGTGCAGGACCAAGTGGCGTTGACCGAGCGCTTGAAAGTGCTGGCCGGGGCGCGGTTCGAACGATTCGAGCACGATTATGAAACCTACGTGCCAGGCGGCAAAAACTGGCAGGCCAGCGACAACGCGGTGACTCCACGACTCGGCGTGACCTACGATCTGACCGACACGCTGGCGGTCTACGCCGACACTGCGCGCTCGTTCAAGCCCAATACCGGTGCAAGCCGCGTGGGCGGAGGCTTCGCCCCGGAGAAAGGCAAGTCTTACGAAATGGGCATCAAGTGGGAAGCGCTGGATCATCAGTTGAGCGTCGACGCGGCGATCTATCAGATCGAAAAACGCAACGTGCTGACCACCGACCCGGTGGACTCGACCTTCAGTGTGGCGGCCGGGGAAGTGCGCAGCCGTGGTTTCGACCTGAACGTCGCCGGCAACCTGACACCCGAATGGCGCGTCATCGGCGGCTACGCCTACGTGGATGCCGAAGTGACCAAAGACAACGTGATCCGTTCGGGCACGCGGCTGATGAACATTCCGCAGAATAGCTTCAGCCTGCTCAACGTTTACGAGTTTCAGGACGGCGCGCTAAAAGGCCTGGGCCTGGGTACCGGACTCAAATATGTCGACGAACGCGCCGGGCAAACCGCCAATACTGCCTTCTCGATGGACAGCTACACCGTTGTCGATTTGCTCGGTTTCTATAAGGTCAACGAGAAAGTGCGGCTCAATCTTGACGTGAAGAACCTGTTTGATCGGGATTATGAAGAGGGCGCGTTCGGTAATGTCTACGCCTATCCGGGTGCGCCGAGAACGGTGCAGGTGGGGATTTCCTACACCTTGTAA
- a CDS encoding 2-hydroxyacid dehydrogenase yields MKPEILQLSPILIPEINARLDELFTVRRYFQQADKQAYLQEHGANIRGVITGGHTGITQAVMAQLPNLEVVAVNGVGTDAVDLAYARDRGIRVTATIGALTEDVADLAIGLLISVCRGLCTSDRYVRSGQWPHSATPLAPLPLARQVSGMRIGIVGMGRVGRAVASRAAAFGCPISYTDLQPMSDVPHTFVADLKQLARDSDALILAAAADKAEAIIDASVLQALGKDGYLINVARGKLVNEADLVAALNAGEIAGAGLDVFVDEPNVPEALFGNEQVVLQPHRASATLQTRTRMGEMVVASLLDSFAGKTPQGCITG; encoded by the coding sequence ATGAAGCCAGAAATCCTGCAGCTCAGCCCGATCCTGATTCCTGAAATCAATGCGCGTCTCGATGAACTGTTTACGGTCCGACGCTATTTCCAGCAGGCCGACAAACAGGCGTATTTGCAGGAACACGGCGCGAATATTCGCGGAGTGATCACCGGTGGCCATACCGGCATCACCCAAGCCGTCATGGCGCAACTGCCGAATCTTGAGGTGGTGGCGGTCAACGGAGTCGGCACCGACGCGGTTGACCTGGCTTACGCCCGTGATCGCGGCATCCGCGTGACCGCGACCATTGGCGCGCTGACCGAAGACGTCGCCGACCTTGCCATCGGTTTGCTGATTTCCGTGTGTCGCGGGCTGTGTACCAGTGATCGCTATGTACGCTCGGGTCAATGGCCGCACAGCGCCACACCGCTGGCGCCTCTGCCGCTGGCACGTCAGGTGTCCGGCATGCGTATCGGTATCGTCGGCATGGGCCGGGTTGGCCGCGCGGTGGCCAGCCGAGCGGCCGCCTTCGGCTGTCCGATCAGTTACACCGACCTGCAACCGATGAGCGATGTACCCCACACTTTCGTCGCCGACCTCAAGCAATTGGCCCGCGACAGCGATGCGCTGATTCTCGCCGCCGCTGCGGACAAGGCTGAAGCCATCATCGATGCCTCGGTGCTCCAGGCCTTGGGCAAGGACGGTTATCTGATCAATGTGGCACGGGGCAAACTGGTCAACGAGGCTGATCTGGTGGCGGCGCTGAATGCCGGAGAGATCGCCGGTGCGGGGCTGGATGTGTTTGTTGATGAGCCGAATGTGCCAGAAGCCTTGTTCGGTAACGAGCAGGTGGTGCTGCAGCCGCACCGTGCCAGCGCGACATTGCAGACGCGCACGCGCATGGGGGAAATGGTAGTGGCGAGTTTGCTGGACAGCTTTGCAGGGAAAACGCCGCAGGGTTGTATCACTGGTTAA
- a CDS encoding SDR family oxidoreductase, with product MTQPLKVALVTGAGSGIGRSVALGLLADGYTLVLAGRRPEPLQALVELAASEGHEALAVPTDVRDPASVDALFATIAEVYGRLDVVFNNAGVNAPAVPLDELTFEQWRNVIDTNLNGVFLCARGAFGLMRRQQPQGGRIINNGSISAHTPRPFSSAYTASKHAVLGLTKSLALDGREFNIACSQIDIGNALTEMSVRMTKGVRQANGSIAVEPMVDVKHVADAVRYIAGLPLSANVLNMTVMATAMPFAGRG from the coding sequence ATCACTCAACCTTTGAAAGTCGCGCTGGTCACCGGCGCCGGCAGCGGAATCGGCCGCTCTGTGGCGCTTGGCCTGTTGGCCGACGGCTACACCCTGGTGCTTGCCGGTCGCCGGCCGGAACCGTTACAGGCGCTGGTCGAACTGGCGGCAAGCGAGGGGCACGAAGCCCTGGCGGTGCCCACCGATGTGCGCGACCCGGCCAGTGTCGATGCGCTGTTCGCAACCATTGCCGAGGTTTACGGACGGCTGGATGTGGTGTTCAACAATGCCGGGGTCAATGCCCCCGCCGTGCCCTTGGATGAGTTGACGTTCGAGCAGTGGCGCAACGTGATCGACACCAACCTCAACGGGGTTTTCCTGTGTGCTCGGGGTGCCTTCGGCCTGATGCGCCGTCAACAGCCTCAGGGCGGACGCATCATCAATAACGGTTCGATTTCGGCACACACGCCACGTCCATTCAGCAGCGCCTACACCGCCAGCAAACATGCGGTGCTGGGCCTGACCAAATCGCTGGCGCTGGACGGTCGTGAATTCAACATCGCTTGCAGCCAGATCGATATCGGCAACGCCCTCACCGAAATGTCGGTACGCATGACCAAAGGCGTGCGCCAGGCCAACGGCAGCATCGCCGTGGAGCCAATGGTCGACGTCAAGCATGTCGCCGATGCGGTGCGCTACATCGCCGGCCTGCCGTTGTCGGCCAACGTTCTGAACATGACCGTCATGGCCACCGCCATGCCGTTTGCCGGCCGCGGTTGA
- a CDS encoding fumarylacetoacetate hydrolase family protein: MNMTEYVFTPDLPVTLPVVGSEQRFPVGRVFCVGRNYPWPDAIGQSRQPPVFFMKPASNVVDAVGEVAFPSLTDDFAHEIELVVAIGEGGANIPESEALAYVWGYAAGLDLTRRDVQRAAKSNGLPWEGAKVFDGAAPMTAIVPVTRAGHPEGELWLNVNGEERQRDSLDSQIWSVAEVISRISRSVALRAGDLIMTGSPAGVDGLQPGDVINAGIDGIGQLEMRVGRKA; encoded by the coding sequence ATGAACATGACCGAATACGTCTTCACCCCGGATCTGCCCGTGACTTTGCCGGTTGTCGGCAGTGAGCAGCGCTTTCCCGTCGGTCGGGTGTTTTGTGTCGGCCGCAACTACCCGTGGCCAGACGCCATCGGCCAGTCGCGCCAGCCGCCGGTGTTTTTCATGAAACCGGCGAGCAATGTCGTCGACGCCGTTGGTGAGGTGGCATTCCCTTCGCTGACCGATGATTTCGCCCACGAAATCGAACTGGTGGTAGCCATCGGTGAAGGTGGCGCGAATATCCCCGAAAGCGAAGCGCTGGCCTATGTCTGGGGTTACGCCGCCGGCCTCGACCTGACCCGCCGTGATGTTCAGCGCGCCGCCAAGAGCAATGGTTTGCCGTGGGAAGGTGCCAAGGTATTTGACGGGGCCGCGCCGATGACCGCGATTGTCCCGGTGACCCGCGCTGGCCATCCCGAAGGCGAATTGTGGTTGAACGTCAACGGCGAGGAGCGTCAGCGCGACAGTCTCGACAGCCAGATCTGGTCGGTGGCTGAAGTCATCAGCCGGATCTCCCGGTCAGTGGCGCTGAGGGCCGGCGACCTGATCATGACCGGCAGCCCGGCCGGCGTCGACGGCCTGCAACCGGGCGATGTGATCAACGCCGGAATCGACGGCATCGGCCAACTGGAAATGCGTGTCGGCCGCAAGGCTTGA
- a CDS encoding MFS transporter: protein MSNSHASQATVPPVIDGARDAVVPQRLPSRRRWFMLSLLLIATIINYIDRVNISIAAPFMAKDLGLDKIEMGLIFSAFAWTYALALVPAGFIADRFGSRFTYGVSLISWSTVTVCQGFATGFASLFGLRLAVGAMEAPAFPANSRAVTVWFPARERGLASSIYVCGQYLGTALFTGALLWLATTFDWRHVFYSTGVLGIVFGVLWLYLYRDPLNCKKVSKEELKYIEAGGGLVKSSQERTRFNWRQIAELFSYRQIWAICIGKFASTSALYFFLTWFPTYLIEERKLTMIKAGIFAVLPFVGATVGILLAGIVSDLLIRRGYSMSFARKLPLVIGSMLGMSIVLVNFTDSNTICIAVLTIAFFAQGIASSSWAAVSEVAPKELIGLTGGITSLAANIGGIVTPIVIGAIVHATGSFAWAFWFIGGVALIGTLSYSLLLGRLYRIELKVR, encoded by the coding sequence ATGTCGAATTCACATGCTTCCCAAGCCACCGTGCCGCCGGTGATAGACGGCGCCCGGGACGCCGTCGTGCCGCAACGCCTGCCCTCGCGGCGGCGCTGGTTCATGCTCTCGTTGCTGCTGATCGCGACGATCATCAACTACATCGACCGGGTCAATATCTCGATTGCCGCGCCGTTCATGGCCAAGGATCTTGGCTTGGACAAGATCGAGATGGGCCTGATTTTCTCGGCATTTGCCTGGACTTACGCCTTGGCCCTGGTGCCGGCCGGGTTCATCGCCGACCGCTTCGGTTCGCGCTTCACTTACGGGGTTTCCCTGATCAGTTGGTCGACGGTGACCGTGTGCCAGGGCTTTGCCACGGGCTTCGCGTCCTTGTTCGGGTTGCGTCTGGCGGTCGGTGCGATGGAAGCACCGGCGTTTCCGGCCAACAGTCGTGCGGTGACGGTGTGGTTTCCGGCGCGGGAACGCGGTCTGGCCAGCAGTATCTACGTCTGCGGGCAATATCTGGGGACGGCGCTGTTTACCGGTGCACTGCTCTGGCTGGCAACCACCTTCGACTGGCGTCACGTGTTCTACAGCACCGGCGTACTCGGCATCGTGTTCGGGGTGTTGTGGCTGTACCTGTATCGTGACCCGCTGAACTGCAAGAAAGTCAGCAAAGAAGAACTGAAGTACATCGAAGCCGGCGGCGGTCTGGTCAAAAGCAGCCAGGAGCGCACCCGCTTCAACTGGCGGCAAATCGCCGAATTGTTCAGCTACCGCCAGATCTGGGCGATTTGCATCGGCAAATTCGCCAGCACCTCGGCGCTGTACTTCTTCCTGACCTGGTTCCCCACCTACCTGATCGAAGAACGCAAGCTGACCATGATCAAGGCCGGGATCTTCGCTGTTCTGCCGTTTGTAGGCGCGACGGTCGGCATCCTCCTCGCCGGCATCGTCTCTGACTTGTTGATCCGCCGTGGCTACTCGATGTCGTTCGCCCGCAAGTTGCCGCTGGTGATCGGCTCGATGCTGGGCATGTCCATCGTGCTGGTGAATTTCACCGACTCGAACACGATCTGCATCGCCGTGCTGACCATTGCCTTCTTCGCCCAAGGCATCGCGTCGTCTTCGTGGGCGGCGGTGTCGGAAGTTGCGCCCAAGGAGTTGATCGGCTTGACCGGCGGGATCACCAGCCTTGCCGCCAACATCGGCGGCATCGTCACGCCGATCGTGATTGGCGCGATTGTGCATGCCACCGGTTCCTTCGCTTGGGCCTTCTGGTTCATTGGCGGCGTAGCCCTGATCGGCACCCTCTCCTACTCGCTGTTGCTCGGGCGCTTGTACCGCATCGAATTGAAGGTGCGCTGA
- a CDS encoding AraC family transcriptional regulator yields MSSLSRIPTYVMQQRSELTDFYIRDKKGRRAETSPHRHEYFQIQINLGGDTVQHIGNVERPFPRNTLAFILPHRVHVIPHPADSNFMVINFSQTFLLPHLQCDPMDLEEVSILLAPELSPFRFQEHLDFILGDEDFAKVCALIEQMRTLDENRQFGTREMLKGLLLQLIGSVCFLYAEPLKRLAEENAAEVSRRDALGRMFEYLRKNIADPDLNLIKVAAATYLSPTYLTHWLRKEIGKTFTELVLERRMHAARNFLLNSTRSVGEVARLCGFADEAYFSRRFRQIHGQPPGQFRRRQLNPDTPQSPLNT; encoded by the coding sequence ATGTCGTCACTCAGCCGTATTCCCACCTATGTCATGCAGCAGCGCAGCGAATTGACCGACTTCTACATTCGCGACAAAAAGGGCCGGCGCGCCGAGACCAGTCCCCATCGACACGAGTATTTCCAGATTCAGATCAACCTCGGTGGCGACACCGTGCAGCACATCGGCAACGTCGAGCGTCCGTTCCCGCGCAACACCCTGGCATTCATCCTGCCGCACCGGGTGCACGTAATCCCGCATCCAGCGGACAGCAATTTCATGGTGATCAATTTTTCCCAGACCTTTCTGTTGCCGCATTTGCAGTGCGACCCGATGGATCTGGAAGAAGTGTCGATCCTGCTGGCGCCGGAGTTATCGCCATTCCGCTTTCAGGAGCATCTGGATTTCATTCTTGGGGATGAGGACTTCGCCAAGGTCTGTGCCTTGATCGAGCAGATGCGCACGCTGGACGAGAACCGTCAGTTTGGGACGCGCGAGATGCTCAAGGGCTTGTTGCTGCAACTGATTGGCAGCGTGTGTTTTCTTTACGCCGAGCCACTCAAGCGTCTGGCCGAAGAGAATGCGGCCGAGGTCAGCCGTCGGGATGCGCTGGGCCGCATGTTCGAATATTTGCGCAAGAATATTGCCGACCCCGATCTCAATCTGATCAAGGTGGCTGCGGCGACGTACCTGTCGCCGACCTATCTGACGCACTGGTTGCGCAAGGAGATCGGCAAGACCTTCACCGAACTGGTGCTCGAACGCAGGATGCACGCGGCGCGCAATTTTCTGCTCAACAGCACGCGCTCGGTGGGCGAGGTGGCGCGGTTGTGCGGCTTCGCTGACGAAGCCTATTTTTCGCGACGCTTTCGGCAGATTCACGGTCAGCCGCCGGGACAGTTTCGCCGCCGGCAACTCAATCCGGATACACCGCAATCGCCGTTGAACACCTAG
- a CDS encoding NADP-dependent oxidoreductase: protein MKAYFIDRYGKQNGRIGDISEPVAGAHDVLIEVHAASVNVLDSKIRSGEFKLILPYSFPLVLGNDCAGVVIAVGAAVKGFKPGDAVYARVPEQRIGTFAERIAVDQNAVALKPANLDMEQAAAIPLVALTAWQALVDIARLQKGQKVLIHAGSGGVGSIAIQLAKHLGAVVATTTSTANVEWVKALGADVVIDYKQQHFEEELRDYDVVLNSLGTDVLGNSLKVLKPGGQLISISGPPTAEFAKAQGLAWPLRQVMRLLSLSIRRKARKQDVRYSFLFMRANGAQLQEITTLIEAGEIKPVLDRTFAFESAGEALTYVEQGRAKGKVIVQIK, encoded by the coding sequence ATGAAAGCTTATTTTATCGATCGCTACGGCAAGCAGAACGGGCGTATTGGCGATATCTCCGAGCCTGTAGCCGGCGCCCATGACGTGCTGATTGAAGTACATGCTGCCAGCGTCAACGTACTCGATTCAAAGATTCGCAGCGGCGAATTCAAACTGATTTTGCCGTACTCATTCCCCTTGGTGCTGGGCAACGATTGTGCCGGCGTGGTGATTGCGGTTGGCGCAGCGGTCAAGGGTTTCAAGCCCGGCGACGCGGTGTATGCGCGCGTGCCCGAACAGCGAATCGGCACGTTCGCCGAGCGAATCGCCGTCGACCAAAACGCGGTGGCCTTGAAGCCCGCCAACCTCGATATGGAGCAAGCCGCGGCTATTCCTCTGGTCGCCCTGACAGCCTGGCAAGCGCTGGTCGACATCGCCCGTTTACAAAAGGGTCAGAAGGTCTTGATTCACGCCGGTTCCGGCGGTGTCGGCAGCATCGCCATTCAACTGGCCAAACACCTCGGCGCGGTTGTCGCGACCACCACCAGCACCGCGAATGTCGAATGGGTTAAAGCGTTGGGCGCAGACGTGGTGATTGATTACAAACAGCAGCACTTCGAGGAGGAACTGCGCGACTACGACGTGGTGCTGAACAGCCTCGGCACCGACGTGCTGGGAAACTCGCTGAAGGTACTCAAACCGGGTGGTCAGCTGATTTCCATTTCAGGCCCGCCAACTGCCGAGTTCGCCAAGGCGCAAGGCCTGGCGTGGCCGCTGCGGCAAGTCATGCGCTTGTTGAGCCTGAGCATTCGGCGCAAGGCGCGCAAGCAGGATGTCCGTTACAGCTTCCTGTTTATGCGGGCCAACGGTGCACAGCTGCAAGAAATCACCACCCTGATTGAAGCCGGCGAAATAAAGCCCGTGCTGGATCGCACCTTCGCCTTCGAGTCAGCGGGCGAAGCCCTGACTTACGTCGAACAGGGCCGTGCGAAAGGCAAGGTAATTGTGCAGATCAAATAG
- a CDS encoding alpha/beta hydrolase translates to MPFVNAANQSILVGGTAFAYRDLGPKSAVPLILLNHWGAALDDFDPRIVDGLARTRRVIAIDYRGVGGSAGTAPLTVAQMADDVISLIAALKFTSVDLLGFSLGGFVAQDIALKDPALVRRLILTGTGPAGGVGIAKVGAVSWPLMFKGLLTLRDPKFYLFFTTTANGRRAATDFLQRLKERRKDRDKRPTPSAFLRQLRAIKAWGKQTPQNLGGLKIPTLVVNGDNDIMVPTVNSIDLANRIPYAQLIIYEDAGHGAIFQNYADFVSKAQAFLDR, encoded by the coding sequence ATGCCTTTCGTCAACGCCGCCAACCAATCGATTTTGGTTGGCGGCACGGCGTTCGCCTATCGAGACCTCGGCCCGAAATCGGCGGTGCCGCTGATCCTGCTCAATCATTGGGGCGCGGCACTTGACGACTTCGACCCGCGAATCGTCGATGGTCTGGCGCGAACCCGGCGCGTGATCGCCATTGACTATCGCGGTGTCGGTGGCTCAGCCGGCACAGCGCCCCTGACCGTCGCGCAGATGGCCGACGACGTCATCAGCCTGATCGCAGCGCTGAAATTCACCAGCGTCGATCTGCTGGGTTTTTCCCTCGGCGGATTCGTTGCTCAGGACATCGCGCTCAAAGATCCCGCCTTGGTGCGGCGCCTGATTCTGACCGGCACCGGACCGGCTGGCGGAGTCGGTATCGCCAAGGTCGGTGCGGTTTCCTGGCCACTGATGTTCAAGGGTTTGTTGACCCTGCGCGATCCCAAGTTCTACCTGTTTTTCACCACGACCGCCAACGGACGGCGGGCCGCGACAGACTTTTTGCAACGCCTGAAAGAACGCCGCAAAGATCGCGACAAGCGCCCGACACCCAGCGCTTTTCTACGGCAGTTGAGAGCCATCAAGGCATGGGGAAAACAGACACCACAGAACCTTGGCGGCCTGAAAATTCCGACATTGGTGGTCAACGGTGACAACGACATCATGGTGCCCACGGTCAACTCGATTGACCTGGCAAACCGGATTCCCTACGCGCAACTGATCATTTATGAGGACGCCGGACACGGCGCGATTTTCCAGAACTACGCTGACTTTGTCAGCAAGGCGCAGGCGTTTCTCGATCGCTGA
- a CDS encoding SDR family oxidoreductase, with product MNAHPAVLITGASTGIGAVYAKRFAQRGHDLVLVARDLERLETLAAKLRSEHSVTVDVLQADLTQLKDLTTVESRLRDDARIGILVNNAGAAQSGNFIEQSTDQVANLVALNTTALVRLASAIAPRLAKAGDGAIINIGSVVGLAPEFGMSVYGATKAFVLFLSQGLSLELSPLGVYVQAVLPAATRTEIWDRAGIDINTLSEIMEVTDLVDAALVGFDRREPVTIPPLHESERWDALQTARQGLLAQIRQSAVAQRYLA from the coding sequence ATGAACGCCCACCCTGCTGTTCTGATCACTGGCGCCTCTACCGGCATCGGCGCGGTCTATGCCAAACGCTTCGCTCAACGCGGGCACGATCTGGTGCTGGTCGCCCGCGATCTCGAGCGCTTGGAAACACTCGCCGCGAAACTGCGTAGCGAACACAGCGTCACCGTGGATGTGCTTCAGGCCGACCTGACCCAACTCAAAGACCTGACCACCGTCGAATCGCGCCTGCGCGACGATGCGCGTATTGGCATCCTCGTCAATAACGCGGGTGCCGCGCAGTCCGGCAACTTCATCGAGCAGAGCACCGACCAAGTGGCCAATCTGGTCGCCCTCAACACCACGGCACTGGTGCGGCTCGCCAGTGCCATCGCTCCCCGTCTGGCGAAGGCCGGTGACGGCGCCATTATCAACATCGGCTCGGTGGTCGGTCTGGCCCCGGAGTTCGGCATGTCGGTGTACGGCGCGACCAAAGCGTTTGTACTGTTTCTGTCGCAGGGCCTGAGCCTGGAACTGTCGCCACTGGGCGTCTACGTGCAAGCCGTGCTGCCGGCCGCGACGCGTACCGAGATCTGGGATCGCGCGGGCATCGACATCAACACCTTGAGCGAGATCATGGAAGTCACCGATCTGGTCGATGCGGCGCTGGTCGGTTTCGATCGTCGCGAGCCGGTGACCATTCCGCCGCTGCATGAAAGTGAGCGCTGGGATGCCTTGCAGACCGCGCGGCAGGGCCTGCTGGCGCAGATCCGCCAGTCGGCAGTCGCCCAGCGCTATCTGGCGTGA
- a CDS encoding alkene reductase, translated as MTDQNLFTPYTLGSLTLANRIVLAPLTRNRAGEGFVPSEFAATYYSQRASAGLLISEATQISRQGQGYQDTPGIYTQAQIDGWRKVTAAVHEKGAKIFLQLWHVGRVSHVDLQENGAAPVAPSAIRPATKVFVNNRFEDVSAPRALDISELPGIVNDFRQAAVNAIAAGFDGVEIHGANGYLLDQFIKDGANVRTDAYGGSIENRARLLLEVTAAVVAEIGADRTGIRLSPVSPANGVSSSDPQGQFDYIVEQLDALGIVYLHVVEGATGGPRDIAPFDFGSLRQRFKNTYIANNGYDLDLANARIAEDHADLIAFGRPFIGNPDLVERLAAGAPLAGFNPATLYGGGAEGYIDYPTLAEWSTAAQ; from the coding sequence ATGACCGATCAAAATCTGTTCACGCCGTACACGCTTGGCTCCCTGACGCTGGCGAATCGCATCGTTCTCGCGCCGCTGACCCGCAATCGAGCGGGCGAAGGCTTTGTGCCCAGTGAGTTCGCAGCCACCTATTACAGCCAGCGCGCCTCCGCTGGCCTGCTGATTTCTGAAGCGACGCAGATCTCCCGACAGGGCCAGGGCTATCAGGACACCCCGGGGATTTACACGCAGGCGCAGATCGATGGCTGGCGCAAGGTGACCGCTGCGGTACACGAAAAAGGCGCGAAGATCTTTCTGCAACTGTGGCATGTCGGCCGCGTTTCGCACGTTGACCTTCAAGAAAACGGCGCCGCACCTGTAGCGCCCTCGGCGATACGCCCGGCGACCAAAGTGTTCGTCAACAACCGCTTTGAAGACGTTTCCGCGCCGCGAGCACTGGACATCAGCGAACTCCCGGGGATCGTCAACGATTTCCGTCAGGCAGCGGTCAACGCGATCGCCGCGGGGTTTGATGGTGTGGAAATCCACGGTGCCAACGGCTATTTGCTCGATCAATTCATCAAGGATGGCGCCAACGTGCGCACCGATGCCTACGGCGGCTCGATTGAAAATCGTGCGCGCTTGTTGCTGGAAGTGACGGCCGCGGTCGTCGCCGAGATTGGCGCAGATCGCACTGGCATTCGCCTCTCGCCGGTGTCGCCGGCCAACGGGGTTTCAAGCAGCGACCCGCAAGGGCAATTCGACTACATCGTCGAGCAACTCGATGCGCTGGGCATCGTTTATCTGCACGTGGTCGAAGGCGCAACCGGTGGGCCGCGCGATATCGCGCCGTTCGATTTCGGCTCTCTGCGCCAGCGTTTCAAAAACACCTACATCGCCAACAACGGCTATGACCTCGACCTGGCGAACGCGCGAATTGCCGAGGACCACGCCGATCTGATCGCCTTCGGTCGCCCGTTCATTGGCAATCCCGATCTGGTCGAGCGCCTGGCGGCCGGTGCGCCATTGGCCGGTTTCAACCCCGCCACCCTGTATGGCGGCGGTGCGGAAGGCTACATCGACTACCCGACCCTGGCTGAATGGAGCACTGCTGCTCAGTAA